A single Pseudomonas putida DNA region contains:
- the proX gene encoding glycine betaine/L-proline ABC transporter substrate-binding protein ProX, which produces MHESKFSRSILKCATALTLVAAALCAHASADKPGEGVKVTPIFPSIAEERFRGEVAMEGLRELGYNVQEPKETEYGVMMVALANGDADFTVHLWEKLHDKFYQQAGGDDVMVKTGNILPGVAQGYLIDKKTADQYHIKYITDLKKPEIAKLFDTDGDGKADMTGCNPGWGCELVIAHHMKAYDLGKSVTVNQGSYFALMADTITRYKEGKPILYFTWVPQWIASVLVEGKDVVWLEVPKTDLPDGNNDVDTMYHGKNLGFAIDKVVAVLNKDFAKKNPAAEKFLSLVQISTDDESNQNLKMQKGEKKPADITRHAKEWVAAHRQQFDEWLQASRAAATQASK; this is translated from the coding sequence ATGCACGAATCCAAGTTCTCCCGCAGCATTCTCAAATGCGCCACGGCGCTGACGCTGGTAGCCGCCGCGCTGTGCGCCCACGCTTCGGCCGACAAGCCGGGAGAAGGGGTCAAGGTGACCCCGATCTTCCCCTCCATCGCCGAAGAGCGTTTCCGTGGCGAAGTCGCCATGGAAGGCCTGCGCGAACTGGGCTACAACGTGCAGGAGCCGAAGGAGACCGAGTACGGCGTGATGATGGTGGCCCTGGCCAACGGCGACGCCGACTTCACCGTGCACCTGTGGGAAAAGCTCCACGACAAGTTCTACCAGCAGGCCGGTGGTGACGATGTGATGGTCAAGACCGGCAACATCCTGCCGGGCGTCGCCCAGGGCTACCTGATCGACAAGAAGACCGCCGACCAATACCACATCAAGTACATCACTGACCTGAAGAAACCCGAGATCGCCAAGCTGTTCGACACCGACGGCGACGGCAAGGCCGACATGACCGGCTGCAACCCGGGCTGGGGCTGCGAGCTGGTGATCGCCCACCACATGAAGGCCTATGACCTGGGCAAGAGCGTCACCGTCAACCAGGGCTCGTACTTCGCGCTGATGGCCGACACCATCACCCGCTACAAGGAAGGCAAGCCGATCTTGTACTTCACCTGGGTGCCGCAGTGGATCGCCAGCGTGCTGGTGGAGGGCAAGGACGTGGTCTGGCTGGAAGTGCCGAAAACCGACCTGCCGGACGGCAACAATGACGTCGACACGATGTACCACGGCAAGAACCTCGGCTTTGCCATCGACAAGGTGGTGGCGGTGCTGAACAAGGACTTCGCCAAGAAGAACCCGGCTGCGGAGAAGTTCCTGTCACTGGTGCAGATCAGCACCGATGACGAGAGCAACCAGAACCTGAAGATGCAGAAGGGCGAGAAGAAGCCTGCCGACATCACCCGCCATGCCAAGGAATGGGTCGCTGCGCACCGTCAGCAGTTTGATGAATGGCTGCAAGCCTCGCGTGCTGCTGCTACCCAGGCCAGCAAGTAA
- a CDS encoding GlxA family transcriptional regulator, producing the protein MSHFESILKNTNLAHLDPAGRTTLGLPCRRVAFVLREHFSMMAFTAAMDSLVTANLMSATPLFDIQVVGEGTQVMSDLGIALPVNTALAELDVHGLDCLLVCGGFRVRLEASALLRGKLRQADHLGCQLGGLWNGAYFLAEAGLLNDHDCAFHPDGRAMMSELFPKVRVSRQAHMLDSRRMSCAGASSALDMMLALLEFKGGEALRRAVEQMLACDRSRVLSDVPASAPEVDPSLPRGVRLALELMHANIEDPISIDEIAEHAGLSRRHLERLFRRHVQATPPRYYLELRLTHARQLLQHTSKSLTEVAVASGFVSFPHFYRRFRELFAIAPRQFRARSQGWAGRQEVAVH; encoded by the coding sequence ATGAGCCATTTCGAAAGCATCCTCAAGAACACCAACCTGGCCCACCTCGACCCCGCTGGCCGCACCACCCTGGGCCTGCCGTGTCGTCGCGTGGCCTTCGTCCTGCGCGAGCACTTCTCGATGATGGCCTTCACCGCCGCCATGGACTCCCTGGTCACCGCCAACCTGATGAGCGCCACGCCGCTGTTCGACATCCAGGTCGTGGGCGAGGGTACGCAGGTGATGAGTGACCTCGGTATCGCGCTGCCGGTCAATACTGCGCTGGCCGAGCTGGATGTGCACGGGCTCGACTGCCTGCTGGTGTGCGGTGGGTTCCGCGTGCGCCTGGAGGCCTCGGCGCTGCTGCGCGGCAAGTTGCGCCAGGCCGACCACCTGGGCTGCCAGCTCGGCGGTTTGTGGAATGGCGCCTACTTCCTGGCTGAAGCCGGGCTGCTCAACGACCATGACTGCGCCTTCCACCCGGATGGCCGGGCGATGATGAGCGAGTTGTTCCCCAAGGTGCGCGTCAGCCGCCAGGCCCACATGCTGGACAGCCGGCGGATGAGCTGCGCAGGGGCCAGCAGTGCGCTGGACATGATGCTGGCGCTGCTCGAGTTCAAAGGCGGAGAAGCGCTGCGCCGGGCTGTGGAGCAGATGTTGGCGTGTGACCGTTCGCGGGTGCTGAGCGATGTGCCAGCGAGCGCGCCGGAAGTCGACCCGAGCCTGCCGCGTGGGGTGCGGCTGGCGCTGGAGCTGATGCATGCGAATATTGAAGACCCGATCAGCATTGATGAAATCGCCGAGCATGCCGGGTTGTCGCGCCGCCACCTTGAGCGCTTGTTCCGCCGCCATGTGCAGGCCACGCCGCCACGTTATTACCTGGAGTTGCGCCTGACCCATGCGCGGCAGTTGTTGCAGCACACCAGCAAGTCACTGACCGAGGTGGCGGTGGCCAGCGGGTTTGTCAGTTTTCCGCACTTCTATCGGCGTTTTCGCGAGCTGTTTGCCATCGCACCGCGCCAGTTCCGGGCGCGCAGCCAGGGCTGGGCGGGGCGGCAGGAAGTGGCTGTGCACTGA